From one Lactiplantibacillus paraplantarum genomic stretch:
- the phnC gene encoding phosphonate ABC transporter ATP-binding protein has translation MLKVIQLDKTYGSNKHSLKAVNFTAKSGEVTAIIGPSGAGKTTILRSINQLIRDDSGQILLDDTDIRQANKAELRKVRHHIGMIFQNYNLISPLTALENVLHGRLGAKSTVAGMLGLYSSAEKQEALQLLDEVGLKEYAYQRCDQLSGGQQQRVGIARALMQHPKMILCDEPIASLDPKSTTIVMDILRRLAKEKQLIILINLHQVDIAMAYTDHIVGINSGAIVFEGATNEVDDAVLQQIYRQADQPTAVTANEN, from the coding sequence ATGCTCAAGGTTATTCAGCTAGATAAAACATATGGTTCCAATAAGCATTCGCTCAAAGCAGTCAACTTCACGGCTAAATCGGGCGAGGTCACTGCCATCATCGGTCCTTCTGGTGCTGGTAAAACAACTATTTTACGGAGTATTAATCAGTTGATCCGCGATGATAGTGGTCAAATTTTGCTCGATGACACTGATATTCGTCAAGCGAACAAAGCTGAATTACGCAAAGTTCGTCATCACATCGGCATGATTTTTCAGAACTATAATCTGATCAGTCCATTAACGGCCCTTGAAAATGTCCTGCACGGCCGCTTGGGTGCTAAATCAACGGTCGCGGGCATGCTAGGCCTTTACAGTAGCGCCGAAAAACAAGAAGCACTACAACTACTCGACGAAGTAGGGTTAAAAGAATATGCCTATCAACGTTGCGACCAATTAAGTGGTGGTCAACAACAACGGGTCGGGATTGCACGGGCATTAATGCAACATCCTAAGATGATTTTATGTGATGAACCGATTGCTTCACTTGATCCCAAATCGACGACCATTGTCATGGATATTCTACGGCGATTGGCGAAGGAAAAACAACTAATTATTCTCATTAATCTGCATCAGGTCGATATCGCAATGGCGTACACCGACCATATCGTCGGTATTAATAGTGGTGCAATTGTTTTCGAAGGCGCCACTAATGAAGTTGACGACGCGGTCTTACAGCAAATTTATCGCC
- a CDS encoding phosphate/phosphite/phosphonate ABC transporter substrate-binding protein, whose translation MSKVSKSLLGLSFIPVLGLGLAGCASGTSAKTGSDSTDKSKTITVVFYPNESAKSFAGSRTAIKQAVEKATGKTVKLQTTTDYNVAIQAIASGKAQVAYMGANGYIQAHHKSNDVVPFAAQSDAKGTLKDATYNSYLMVQQKDAKKYEENGKYSIKNVKGKKMSYVSNSSTSGFLVPTAEISREFDIKTADQDKLTQSGSFFSKVLYGGSHQGSAVNLIKGDADVAAFDDADLMPYLKVTKGSWDKVGSTFTVKDNADAPFTSLAGKSVVNIAMMPVQQGPWVYNTKALSKDDQKKIATEFTSKSFAQNKKIFSEPNAKTPMMFPKKSEKSKLVNVTDKWYAPTHKLVGY comes from the coding sequence ATGTCAAAAGTTAGTAAGTCATTATTAGGTCTTTCATTCATTCCAGTTTTAGGTTTGGGACTCGCTGGTTGTGCCAGTGGTACCAGTGCCAAAACAGGTAGCGACAGTACGGATAAGAGTAAAACCATTACGGTCGTCTTTTACCCTAATGAATCAGCCAAGAGTTTTGCTGGTTCACGTACAGCCATTAAACAAGCGGTTGAAAAAGCAACGGGTAAGACGGTCAAATTACAAACCACTACCGACTATAACGTTGCGATCCAAGCAATTGCATCCGGCAAAGCTCAAGTCGCCTACATGGGTGCCAACGGTTATATCCAAGCACATCACAAGAGCAACGATGTTGTACCTTTTGCCGCACAATCCGATGCTAAGGGAACGTTAAAGGATGCGACTTATAACTCCTACTTAATGGTACAACAAAAAGATGCCAAAAAGTATGAAGAAAACGGTAAGTACAGTATTAAGAACGTCAAAGGCAAGAAAATGTCTTATGTCTCCAACAGTTCAACTTCAGGATTTTTAGTACCAACCGCCGAAATCTCTCGTGAGTTCGACATCAAAACTGCTGACCAAGATAAGTTAACGCAAAGCGGCTCATTCTTTAGCAAAGTACTTTACGGTGGCTCCCATCAAGGTTCCGCAGTCAACTTAATCAAGGGTGATGCCGATGTTGCTGCCTTTGATGATGCTGATTTAATGCCATACCTTAAAGTCACTAAGGGTTCATGGGATAAGGTCGGCTCGACTTTCACTGTTAAAGATAACGCCGACGCGCCATTTACAAGCTTAGCCGGTAAGTCAGTCGTTAACATTGCCATGATGCCTGTTCAACAAGGCCCATGGGTATACAACACCAAAGCCCTCAGCAAGGATGATCAAAAGAAGATCGCCACTGAGTTCACGTCGAAGTCCTTTGCCCAAAACAAAAAGATCTTCTCTGAACCAAATGCAAAGACGCCAATGATGTTCCCTAAGAAGTCAGAAAAGTCCAAATTAGTTAATGTTACCGACAAGTGGTACGCGCCAACGCATAAATTAGTAGGTTACTAA
- the tsaB gene encoding tRNA (adenosine(37)-N6)-threonylcarbamoyltransferase complex dimerization subunit type 1 TsaB — MKLLAIDTSNRPLSVAVLEDTRILATTTTNVGRNHSSTLLPIIEQAMAQAQVVPNDLDRIVVAAGPGSYTGLRIGVTTAKTLAFTLNKALVGVSSLAVLAGNIVTEGQLVAPLFDARRDNIFTGLYRIEHHQPVTVIADQHISVAEWGQQLVSYNEPITFIGSDVDQYTSILQTALPNQFVRAAPQLDLPQAAVLGLLGQTMTPVAEIHNFVPNYLRLTQAEREWQAKHPEKEHAPYVEKI; from the coding sequence ATGAAGTTGTTGGCGATTGATACTTCGAATCGGCCATTGAGTGTCGCGGTATTAGAAGATACCCGAATCTTGGCCACCACGACCACGAATGTTGGTCGTAATCATAGTAGTACATTATTACCGATTATTGAACAGGCCATGGCACAAGCACAAGTTGTGCCGAATGATTTAGATCGTATCGTTGTGGCGGCGGGACCCGGATCTTATACGGGCTTACGAATTGGTGTTACGACTGCTAAGACGTTGGCGTTTACATTGAATAAAGCGTTGGTTGGGGTTTCCAGCTTGGCTGTATTGGCAGGTAATATTGTGACGGAAGGACAGCTGGTTGCACCACTATTTGATGCTCGGCGTGATAATATTTTTACTGGCTTATATCGGATTGAACATCATCAACCGGTGACGGTTATTGCTGATCAACATATCAGTGTTGCTGAGTGGGGCCAACAATTAGTCAGTTATAATGAACCGATTACCTTTATTGGCAGTGATGTTGATCAGTACACATCGATATTGCAAACGGCCTTGCCGAATCAGTTTGTTCGTGCTGCTCCGCAACTTGATTTACCGCAAGCAGCAGTGTTAGGGCTACTTGGGCAAACGATGACGCCGGTTGCTGAGATTCATAACTTTGTCCCGAACTATTTACGCCTGACCCAAGCTGAACGCGAGTGGCAGGCCAAGCACCCAGAAAAGGAACATGCGCCCTATGTTGAGAAAATTTAA
- the rimI gene encoding ribosomal protein S18-alanine N-acetyltransferase, with product MLRKFKEYFQKVTGGGNQHRQRVLAIQNHIVTVGETNYYVSRALITDVPEMLAIERAVYAGQTPWDENAFKTELRRQSGRFYIVMRHEDRLVAFCGCVFDDRRQDAHITNIAVHPDVQGRGLGHFMMQVMIKRARKLAYQTVTLEVRYSNTTAQQLYQDLGFEKTGIKKRYYFGDHEDAIDMTYRIPATTND from the coding sequence ATGTTGAGAAAATTTAAGGAGTACTTTCAGAAAGTTACCGGTGGTGGTAATCAGCATCGCCAACGTGTGTTAGCAATTCAGAATCACATTGTTACGGTCGGCGAAACCAACTATTACGTTTCGCGGGCCCTGATTACCGATGTTCCCGAAATGTTGGCCATCGAACGGGCAGTATATGCTGGTCAAACCCCATGGGATGAGAACGCCTTTAAGACGGAACTGCGACGGCAGAGTGGTCGCTTCTATATCGTGATGCGTCACGAAGACCGGCTAGTTGCTTTTTGTGGTTGTGTCTTTGATGATCGGCGCCAGGATGCCCATATCACTAATATTGCCGTACATCCTGATGTTCAAGGCCGCGGTCTTGGTCATTTCATGATGCAAGTCATGATTAAACGGGCGCGTAAGTTGGCTTACCAAACGGTGACCCTTGAAGTTCGTTATAGTAATACGACGGCGCAACAATTATATCAGGACCTGGGTTTTGAAAAAACGGGTATCAAAAAACGCTACTATTTTGGCGATCACGAAGATGCCATTGATATGACTTACCGCATTCCAGCGACTACCAATGACTGA
- the rimI gene encoding ribosomal protein S18-alanine N-acetyltransferase, translating into MTERQLVSAEQLTVQEMAQICYQLATRAYPNGSPWRQATFMADLALTTTHYELLWWQHDPIGFISRSTVLDETEITNIAIVPTYQHQGHAYWLLTACLAQLTAGTVFLEVRASNLAAQRLYRRCGFKRIAIRHAYYHDPEEDAWIMRKIIN; encoded by the coding sequence ATGACTGAACGCCAACTAGTCTCTGCTGAACAGTTAACAGTCCAAGAAATGGCTCAAATTTGTTACCAGTTAGCCACACGTGCGTATCCCAATGGATCACCGTGGCGCCAAGCCACATTTATGGCGGACCTAGCACTGACAACGACTCATTATGAGTTATTATGGTGGCAGCATGACCCAATTGGCTTTATCAGTCGCTCAACGGTTTTAGATGAGACCGAGATTACTAACATTGCCATTGTGCCTACGTATCAGCATCAGGGGCATGCTTATTGGTTATTAACAGCGTGTCTTGCGCAACTTACAGCCGGAACGGTCTTTCTAGAAGTTCGTGCTAGTAATTTAGCGGCTCAGCGGTTGTATCGGCGGTGTGGTTTTAAACGAATTGCGATACGGCATGCTTATTATCATGATCCCGAGGAAGATGCGTGGATTATGCGAAAAATTATTAATTAA
- the tsaD gene encoding tRNA (adenosine(37)-N6)-threonylcarbamoyltransferase complex transferase subunit TsaD, with amino-acid sequence MGTVEKQNLILAFESSCDETSVAVIKNGHEILSNVIATQINSHKRFGGVVPEVASRHHIEQITICIEAALQEAQVTYEDLDAVAVTYGPGLVGALLVGVNAAKVVAYAHQLPLIPVNHMAGHIYAARFVKPFEFPLMALLVSGGHTELVYMQADGQFEIIGETRDDAAGEAYDKIGRVLGVPYPAGKVIDEMAHQGHDTFNFPRAMIDEDNYDFSFSGLKSAFINTVHHADQIGETLDKNDLAASFQASVVDVLMSKTLRVLKQYPVKQLVLAGGVAANHGLRERLQQDLPTAFPDTELLLAPLKLCGDNGAMIGAAGYVQYQHHQFGDATLNADPGLAFDWMPGMLK; translated from the coding sequence ATGGGAACTGTGGAAAAACAAAACTTGATTTTAGCGTTTGAATCTAGTTGTGATGAGACGAGTGTGGCTGTGATTAAAAATGGTCACGAGATTTTATCAAACGTGATTGCAACTCAAATTAATAGTCACAAACGGTTTGGCGGTGTTGTTCCAGAAGTTGCCAGTCGTCATCATATCGAACAGATTACGATTTGTATTGAAGCTGCTTTACAAGAAGCCCAAGTCACGTATGAAGACCTTGATGCTGTTGCGGTTACGTATGGTCCAGGGTTAGTGGGAGCGTTATTAGTTGGTGTTAACGCGGCTAAAGTCGTGGCCTATGCGCACCAACTGCCGTTGATTCCGGTTAACCATATGGCGGGACATATTTATGCTGCCCGGTTTGTTAAACCGTTTGAATTTCCGCTAATGGCATTATTAGTTTCTGGCGGTCATACTGAGCTAGTTTATATGCAAGCGGACGGGCAATTTGAAATTATTGGCGAGACGCGCGACGATGCGGCTGGTGAAGCTTATGACAAAATCGGTCGGGTCTTGGGTGTGCCCTATCCAGCCGGTAAGGTCATTGATGAAATGGCGCACCAAGGACATGATACGTTTAACTTTCCACGAGCCATGATCGATGAAGATAATTATGACTTTAGTTTTAGTGGTCTGAAGAGTGCTTTTATCAATACGGTCCACCATGCAGATCAAATCGGTGAAACGCTTGATAAGAATGATTTGGCAGCAAGTTTTCAAGCTAGCGTGGTCGACGTGCTGATGAGCAAGACATTACGCGTTTTAAAGCAGTATCCGGTCAAACAACTCGTTTTAGCTGGTGGGGTCGCCGCTAATCATGGATTACGTGAACGATTACAGCAAGATTTGCCGACTGCTTTTCCCGACACCGAGTTATTACTTGCACCTTTGAAGTTATGTGGTGATAACGGTGCGATGATCGGTGCTGCCGGTTACGTCCAATATCAACACCACCAATTTGGGGATGCAACACTTAATGCTGATCCGGGATTGGCGTTTGATTGGATGCCCGGGATGTTAAAATAA
- a CDS encoding ABC-F family ATP-binding cassette domain-containing protein, with protein MILLQVQQVMRRFGADVLFDNVQMDIQEHARVALVGRNGAGKSTLLKMIAGETVPDEGQISMRKGLTIGYLAQDQGLDSHNTIWEEMSSVFAELHAIETRMHQLENQLSDPAIMNDEQAYQQTLKTYDQIQTEFQQKNGYGYQAEIRGVLHGFQFDADVYDKSVTELSGGQKTQLALAKLLLEKRDLLILDEPTNHLDVETLTWLESYLQSYTGALLIVSHDRYFLDRVVNEVYDLSHHEMVHYTGNYDQFVQEKAARIQAQWKHYEKQQAEISKLEDFVNRNIVRASTTKRAQARRKQLAKMDRLDRPDNDEKTAHFGFHAAKQSGNIVLTVKDAAVGYDGRILSEPDNLSVKKHEAIAIVGPNGIGKSTFLKSILGQIPFIKGQAVFGTGVVTGYYDQEQRNLNDKKTVLGELWDEHPTTPEKDIRTILGSFLFTGEDVDKPVHALSGGERARLLLTKLAMQNDNFLILDEPTNHLDIDSREVLEVALNDFDGTLLFVSHDRYFINQVATSVVEVSPEGTELFLGDYDYYIDKKQEQAEIAAAAASQAAEETASAGATDPTSAATATPRSTGQQNYQASKQQQREKRKLERTVAALEEQMTTLDAQATQIQTKMAQPEVSADVGQLQDLQKELDAITIQQEQVETEWTEQAEALEELN; from the coding sequence GTGATTTTACTACAAGTACAGCAGGTTATGCGGCGTTTTGGTGCCGATGTCTTGTTCGATAACGTACAAATGGACATTCAAGAGCACGCCCGTGTGGCCCTCGTTGGTCGCAATGGCGCCGGCAAATCAACCTTACTTAAAATGATTGCTGGTGAGACTGTGCCTGACGAAGGCCAGATTTCGATGCGCAAGGGACTGACAATTGGTTACTTGGCCCAGGACCAAGGCCTAGACAGTCATAATACAATCTGGGAAGAGATGAGTAGCGTCTTCGCCGAGTTGCATGCAATTGAAACCCGAATGCATCAACTCGAAAATCAACTCAGTGATCCGGCTATCATGAACGATGAACAGGCCTACCAACAAACTTTAAAAACTTATGACCAAATTCAAACAGAATTTCAGCAGAAAAACGGTTACGGGTACCAAGCTGAAATCCGGGGTGTTTTACACGGATTTCAATTCGACGCCGATGTCTATGATAAATCAGTCACTGAACTATCAGGTGGGCAAAAGACGCAGCTAGCACTCGCCAAATTATTACTTGAAAAACGCGATTTACTTATTCTTGACGAACCAACTAACCACTTGGATGTTGAGACTTTAACTTGGCTAGAAAGTTATTTACAGTCGTATACAGGCGCATTGCTTATTGTCAGCCATGACCGTTACTTCCTAGACCGAGTCGTTAATGAAGTTTATGACCTGTCGCACCATGAAATGGTCCATTATACCGGCAACTACGATCAGTTTGTTCAAGAAAAAGCGGCACGTATTCAAGCTCAGTGGAAACACTACGAAAAACAACAAGCCGAGATTAGTAAGCTTGAAGACTTCGTTAACCGTAATATTGTGCGGGCTTCCACGACAAAACGCGCCCAGGCCCGACGCAAACAACTCGCTAAGATGGACCGACTTGATCGCCCTGACAATGATGAGAAAACGGCCCACTTTGGCTTTCACGCCGCCAAACAAAGTGGCAACATCGTTTTGACCGTCAAAGACGCTGCCGTGGGTTATGATGGTCGGATCCTGTCAGAACCAGATAATCTCAGCGTCAAAAAACATGAAGCGATTGCCATCGTCGGTCCGAACGGGATTGGCAAATCAACCTTCCTCAAGAGTATTTTGGGCCAAATTCCATTCATTAAAGGTCAGGCCGTGTTTGGCACTGGCGTCGTCACTGGTTATTATGACCAAGAGCAACGCAACCTTAATGATAAGAAAACGGTATTGGGTGAGCTATGGGATGAACATCCAACCACGCCCGAAAAAGATATCCGGACTATCCTAGGAAGCTTTCTCTTTACTGGAGAAGACGTTGATAAACCCGTTCACGCACTATCTGGTGGCGAACGGGCCCGGTTACTATTGACTAAACTCGCCATGCAAAACGACAACTTCTTAATTCTTGATGAACCGACGAACCATTTAGATATTGACAGTCGTGAAGTGTTAGAAGTGGCCCTCAACGATTTCGATGGCACCCTACTCTTTGTTTCACATGACCGTTATTTTATTAATCAAGTTGCTACCAGTGTCGTAGAAGTCTCACCAGAAGGAACTGAACTCTTCTTGGGCGACTACGATTATTATATTGATAAAAAGCAGGAGCAGGCTGAAATCGCAGCAGCCGCTGCTAGTCAGGCCGCTGAAGAAACTGCCAGCGCTGGGGCCACTGACCCAACTAGCGCAGCCACTGCCACTCCCCGTTCGACGGGCCAACAAAATTATCAGGCTAGCAAGCAGCAGCAACGAGAAAAACGTAAACTTGAACGCACTGTCGCTGCTTTAGAAGAACAGATGACAACGCTTGATGCACAAGCGACTCAGATTCAGACGAAAATGGCCCAACCAGAAGTTTCAGCTGATGTTGGTCAGTTGCAAGATCTACAGAAAGAGCTTGACGCAATCACGATCCAGCAGGAACAAGTTGAAACCGAATGGACTGAACAAGCTGAGGCCCTCGAGGAACTCAATTAA
- a CDS encoding redox-sensing transcriptional repressor Rex — MAETKIPRATAKRLPIYYRYLNILLDADKKRVSSTELSEAVKVDSATIRRDFSYFGALGKRGYGYDVETLLAFFKKILNQDTLTNVALIGVGNLGHALLNFNFHKNSNVRISAAFDVNEAIANTVQSGVPVYPMTELKKQLIEQQIEIAILTVPTTVVQEITDDLVDANVKGIMNFTPLRISVPETVRVQNVDLTNELQTLIYFIEHYGQQLGETGHDDQNETQD; from the coding sequence ATGGCAGAAACAAAAATTCCACGGGCAACGGCAAAACGGTTACCGATTTATTACCGCTACTTGAATATTTTACTAGATGCAGATAAGAAGCGGGTATCATCAACCGAGTTGTCCGAGGCGGTTAAAGTAGATTCAGCAACGATTCGGCGAGACTTTTCGTATTTTGGGGCGCTCGGTAAACGAGGGTATGGATACGATGTTGAAACGTTGCTTGCATTTTTTAAAAAGATTTTGAACCAAGACACCTTAACGAACGTTGCCTTGATTGGGGTCGGAAATTTAGGTCACGCCTTATTAAACTTCAATTTTCACAAAAATAGTAATGTCCGAATTTCAGCAGCCTTTGATGTTAACGAGGCGATTGCCAATACGGTTCAAAGCGGGGTGCCAGTGTACCCAATGACTGAGTTGAAGAAGCAATTGATCGAACAACAGATTGAAATTGCAATTTTGACAGTCCCAACGACGGTCGTTCAGGAAATTACGGATGATTTGGTTGATGCTAACGTGAAGGGAATCATGAACTTCACGCCGTTACGAATTTCGGTTCCAGAAACAGTCCGGGTTCAAAACGTTGACTTGACCAATGAATTGCAAACATTGATCTACTTTATTGAGCATTATGGGCAGCAATTGGGCGAAACCGGTCATGACGATCAGAATGAGACGCAAGACTAA
- a CDS encoding CPBP family intramembrane glutamic endopeptidase produces the protein MVNRRQSIFILIIYFIIYALPSVLVTAFHQLGSQVFVIQTVDYLVGAVLLIWLASRMKAKNVIEKHPSNWSKTILWGLIGLVLVIVGQLIILKITALLGQSTASTNTTTLLTVGQQYPAFFLAIIIGAPIMEEIVFRKVIFGNLSAVTGKIGAALIASVLFSFAHADGHFILYAFIGLLFCWLYQHTGRIQTSMTAHILMNASVVLPTLFGLLH, from the coding sequence ATGGTCAATCGCCGCCAATCAATCTTTATTCTCATTATTTACTTTATTATTTACGCACTACCAAGCGTTTTAGTTACCGCTTTTCATCAACTTGGTTCTCAAGTATTCGTCATTCAAACAGTTGATTACTTGGTCGGTGCTGTCCTGCTCATTTGGTTAGCTAGCCGAATGAAGGCTAAAAATGTGATTGAAAAGCATCCCAGCAATTGGAGCAAAACCATTCTTTGGGGATTGATCGGACTCGTGCTCGTCATCGTCGGCCAATTAATTATTCTAAAAATCACTGCATTATTAGGCCAGTCAACCGCCTCAACTAACACCACTACGCTCTTGACAGTTGGCCAGCAATACCCGGCCTTTTTCCTAGCAATCATTATCGGGGCCCCAATCATGGAAGAAATCGTCTTTCGCAAAGTTATCTTCGGTAATCTTAGCGCAGTCACTGGTAAGATTGGAGCAGCCTTAATTGCGAGCGTCCTATTTAGCTTCGCACACGCGGATGGTCACTTTATTCTATACGCATTTATCGGCCTCTTATTCTGTTGGCTATACCAACATACTGGTCGTATTCAAACTTCTATGACCGCCCACATCTTAATGAATGCATCGGTCGTATTACCAACACTGTTTGGATTACTGCATTAA
- the groES gene encoding co-chaperone GroES has protein sequence MLKPLGDRVILQQQEEEEQTIGGIVIANNAKEKPQSGKVVAVNDGRVLDNGTKVDPSVKVGDQVLFDKYAGTEVKYQGAKYLVLHEKDIVAIED, from the coding sequence GTGTTAAAACCATTAGGAGATCGCGTTATCTTGCAACAACAAGAAGAAGAAGAACAAACAATTGGTGGGATTGTCATTGCCAATAACGCCAAGGAAAAGCCCCAAAGCGGGAAGGTTGTTGCCGTCAATGACGGTCGTGTTTTAGATAACGGGACAAAAGTTGACCCCAGCGTGAAGGTCGGCGATCAAGTATTATTCGATAAGTATGCCGGTACCGAAGTCAAGTATCAAGGTGCTAAGTACTTGGTATTGCACGAAAAAGATATCGTTGCAATCGAAGACTAA
- the groL gene encoding chaperonin GroEL (60 kDa chaperone family; promotes refolding of misfolded polypeptides especially under stressful conditions; forms two stacked rings of heptamers to form a barrel-shaped 14mer; ends can be capped by GroES; misfolded proteins enter the barrel where they are refolded when GroES binds) → MAKELKFSEDARSAMLKGVDQLADTVKSTLGPKGRNVVLEQSYGSPTITNDGVTIAKAIELDDHFENMGAKLVSEVASKTNDIAGDGTTTATVLTQSIVNEGMKNVTAGANPVGIRRGIEEATKTAVDSLHAMAHEVKTQEDIAQIASVSSASEETGKLIAEAMEKVGHDGVITIEESRGVDTSLDVVEGMQFDRGYLSQYMVTDNDKMEADLDNPYILITDKKISNIQDILPLLQSIVEQGKPLLIIADDISGEALPTLVLNKMRGTFNVVAVKAPGFGDRRKEQLQDIAILTGGTVITDDLGLELKDTTIDQLGQANKVTVTKDNTTIVEGAGAKDAISERVEFIRNQISETTSDFDKEKLQERLAKLAGGVAVVRVGAATETELKERKYRIEDALNATRAAVEEGFVAGGGTALINVIKDVAALKETGDVQTGINIVKRALEEPVRQIAENAGLEGSVIVEKMKEQKPGVGFNAATDEWVDMIEAGIVDPTKVTRSALQNAASVSALLLTTEAVVAEKPDENAPAAPAAPNPGMGGMM, encoded by the coding sequence ATGGCTAAAGAATTAAAGTTCTCTGAAGATGCACGCTCAGCGATGCTAAAAGGTGTCGATCAATTAGCTGACACAGTTAAGTCAACGTTAGGGCCTAAGGGTCGCAACGTCGTTTTGGAACAATCATATGGTTCACCAACAATTACTAATGATGGTGTAACGATTGCTAAAGCAATTGAATTGGACGATCATTTCGAAAACATGGGTGCCAAGTTAGTTTCTGAAGTTGCTTCAAAGACTAATGACATTGCTGGTGATGGGACGACGACTGCAACGGTCTTAACGCAATCAATCGTTAATGAAGGTATGAAGAACGTTACCGCCGGTGCTAACCCTGTTGGCATTCGTCGTGGGATTGAAGAAGCCACTAAGACGGCGGTTGACTCATTACATGCCATGGCACACGAAGTTAAGACGCAAGAAGATATTGCGCAAATCGCTTCTGTATCTTCAGCAAGTGAAGAAACTGGTAAGCTAATTGCTGAAGCCATGGAAAAAGTTGGCCATGACGGTGTGATCACGATTGAAGAATCACGTGGTGTTGATACGAGTTTAGACGTTGTTGAAGGAATGCAATTCGACCGCGGCTACTTATCACAATACATGGTTACTGATAACGATAAGATGGAAGCTGATCTCGATAATCCTTATATCTTAATCACTGATAAGAAGATTTCGAACATTCAAGATATCTTGCCACTATTACAATCCATCGTTGAACAAGGCAAGCCATTGTTGATCATTGCTGATGATATTTCTGGTGAAGCTTTACCAACCTTAGTCTTGAACAAGATGCGTGGGACGTTTAACGTTGTCGCCGTTAAGGCACCCGGTTTTGGTGATCGGCGTAAGGAACAATTACAAGATATCGCAATTTTAACTGGTGGGACGGTTATCACTGACGATCTTGGCCTTGAATTGAAAGACACAACGATCGATCAATTAGGTCAAGCCAATAAAGTAACGGTTACTAAGGATAACACCACCATTGTTGAAGGTGCTGGCGCCAAGGATGCTATCTCAGAACGAGTTGAATTCATCCGTAACCAAATTAGTGAAACGACTTCTGACTTTGACAAGGAAAAGTTACAAGAACGTTTGGCTAAGTTAGCTGGTGGGGTTGCCGTTGTTCGTGTCGGTGCTGCTACTGAAACGGAATTAAAAGAACGCAAATACCGGATTGAAGATGCCTTGAACGCAACGCGGGCTGCCGTTGAAGAAGGCTTTGTTGCCGGTGGTGGTACTGCTTTGATTAATGTTATCAAAGATGTTGCTGCGTTGAAGGAAACCGGTGACGTTCAAACTGGGATCAACATTGTTAAACGTGCTTTGGAAGAACCAGTTCGCCAAATCGCTGAAAATGCTGGTTTGGAAGGCTCAGTAATCGTTGAAAAGATGAAGGAACAAAAGCCAGGTGTTGGGTTCAACGCCGCTACTGATGAATGGGTTGACATGATCGAAGCTGGTATCGTGGATCCTACTAAGGTAACGCGTTCTGCTTTACAAAACGCTGCTTCTGTTTCAGCCTTACTCTTAACGACTGAAGCCGTTGTTGCTGAAAAGCCAGATGAAAATGCGCCAGCTGCCCCAGCCGCACCAAACCCAGGTATGGGCGGTATGATGTAA